A window of the Elgaria multicarinata webbii isolate HBS135686 ecotype San Diego chromosome 22, rElgMul1.1.pri, whole genome shotgun sequence genome harbors these coding sequences:
- the HIP1 gene encoding huntingtin-interacting protein 1 — protein MEVGKMTVSINKAINAQEVAVKEKHARTCILGTHHEKGAHTFWSVVNRLPLSSNAVLCWKFCHVFHKLLRDGHSNVLKDSVRYKSELSDMSRMWGHLSEGYGQLCSIYLKLLRTKMEFHTKNPRFPGNLQMSDRQLDETGENDVNNFFQLTVEMFDYLECELNLFQTVFSSLDMSRSVSVTAAGQCRLAPLIQVILDCSHLYDYTVKLLFKLHSCLPADTLQGHRDRFLEQFKKLKDLFYRSSNLQYFKRLIQIPQLPENPPNFLRASALSEHISPVVVIPVEASSPDSEPIMDLVEMETSSQQSLAENKFDDIFGSSFSNDPFNFNSQNGMTRDDKDRLIEQLHREIGLLKDELKNFKAESRRLTTQLKGRVSELEAELAEQQHLKQQALDEGDFLRTELDELKKRHEDTEKAQRSLTECERKAQATEQRYTKLKEKYSELVQSHADLLRKNAEVTKQVSVARQVQGDAERDKKELEDSFQRLSEQAQRKTQEQTEVLATLRRDLAASKQEVQALRSTAESSAQSEAKCSAHLAGLQQETAALTQTVAQRDQQVAALQAEVQQLKATLQEEQESGSTRVLELERRLSEKTSTTQALQQQLLDEQFALLQCAVREAEQMVQDALSRLEDPAHTSCTSSADYLLSRTLAASECTEQLQEARSQYLSNRSDASSLLPCVARFAHLMGDTILQASATSHAAPMESADLLLEACRHCGSETLGYLGALKDKAALESADCAAVRNCLRRIAAIGEDLRPKGLDVEQEALGDLVDKEMAATATAIKTAVARIEEMLSKSRAGDTGVKLEVNERILGSCTGLMQAIQVLVEASKHLQREIVESGRGAASPKEFYARNSRWTEGLISASKAVGWGATVMVDAADLVVQGKGKFEELMVCSHEIAASTAQLVAASKVKADKDSANLGKLQVASRGVNQATARLVASTKSGRSQIQEKDSMDFSAITLTQIKRQEMDSQVRVLELESQLQKERQRLGALRKKHYELAGVAEGWEAEGEENGADLAP, from the exons ATGGAGGTGGGCAAGATG ACCGTCAGCATCAACAAGGCCATTAATGCTCAGGAAGTTGCCGTCAAAGAGAAACACGCCAGAA CATGCATCCTGGGAACGCACCACGAAAAAGGAGCCCACACCTTCTGGTCCGTCGTGAACCGCCTGCCCCTGTCCAGCAATGCCGTCCTCTGCTGGAAGTTTTGTCACGTCTTCCACAAGCTCCTTCGTGATGGACATTCAAAT GTCTTGAAGGATTCCGTGAGGTACAAGAGTGAACTCAGCGACATGAGCCGCATGTGG GGCCACCTGAGCGAGGGCTACGGACAGCTGTGCAGCATCTACCTCAAACTGCTGAGAACCAAGATGGAGTTCCACACAAAA AATCCCCGGTTCCCTGGAAACCTCCAGATGTCGGACAGGCAGCTTGACGAGACGGGCGAGAACGACGTGAATAACTT TTTCCAGCTCACTGTGGAGATGTTTGATTATCTGGAGTGCGAACTGAACCTCTTCCAGACAG TGTTCAGTTCTTTGGACATGTCTCGCTCTGTGTCGGTCACGGCTGCGGGCCAGTGCCGCTTGGCTCCGCTGATTCAGGTCATTCTAGACTGCAGCCACCTCTACGACTACACCGTTAAACTCCTCTTCAAGCTCCACTCCT GTCTCCCAGCTGACACACTGCAAGGCCACAGGGACCGTTTCCTGGAGCAGTTCAAGAA GCTGAAGGATCTTTTCTACCGCTCCAGCAACTTGCAGTATTTCAAGCGGCTGATACAGATCCCGCAGCTGCCTGAG AATCCCCCCAACTTCCTGCGGGCCTCAGCGCTCTCCGAGCACATCAGCCCTGTTGTCGTCATCCCCGTGGAAGCCTCGTCCCCTGACAGCGAGCCCATCATGGATCTTGTGGAGATGGAGACCTCTTCACAGCAG AGCCTCGCTGAGAATAAATTTGATGATATCTTTGGCAGTTCGTTCAGCAACGATCCGTTCAACTTCAACAGCCAGAATGGGATGACGAGGGATGACAA GGACCGCCTCATTGAGCAGCTGCACAGGGAGATCGGCCTCCTCAAGGATGAGCTGAAGAACTTCAAGGCGGAG AGCCGCCGCCTGACGACGCAGCTGAAGGGCCGGGTGAGCGAGCTGGAGGCGGAGCTGGCGGAGCAGCAGCACCTGAAGCAGCAGGCGCTGGACGAGGGGGACTTCCTGCGCACGGAGCTGGACGAGCTGAAGAAGCGGCACGAGGACACGGAGAAAGCCCAGCGCAGCCTCACCGAGTGCGAGA GGAAAGCACAAGCGACGGAGCAGCGCTACACAAAGCTCAAGGAAAAGTACAGCGAGCTGGTTCAGAGCCACGCAGACCTGCTGCGCAAG AACGCGGAAGTCACCAAGCAGGTGTCGGTGGCCAGGCAGGTCCAAGGTGACGCGGAGCGGGACAAGAAAGAGCTGGAGGACTCCTTCCAGCGGCTGAGCGAGCAGGCCCAGCGGAAG ACCCAGGAGCAGACGGAGGTCTTGGCGACGCTGAGGCGGGACCTCGCTGCCAGCAAACAGGAAGTCCAGGCCCTCCGGAGCACCGCGGAGTCCAGCGCCCAG TCTGAAGCCAAGTGCAGCGCCCACCTGGCTGGGCTTCAGCAGGAGACGGCTGCCCTGACCCAGACTGTGGCCCAGCGTGACCAGCAGGTGGCAGCCTTGCAAGCTGAAGTCCAGCAGCTGAAGGCCACCCTGCAGGAAGAGCAGGAGAGCGGCAGCACTAGGGTGCTGGAGCTGGAGCGCCGCCTGAGCGAGAAG ACGAGCACCACGCAGGCCCTCCAGCAGCAGCTCCTGGACGAGCAGTTTGCCCTGCTGCAGTGTGCCGTGAGGGAGGCCGAGCAGATGGTCCAGGACGCGCTGAGTCGCCTGGAAGACCCCGCTCACACCAGCTGCACGAGCTCTGCAG ATTACCTTCTGTCCAGGACGCTGGCAGCTTCCGAGTGCACGGAGCAGCTACAGGAGGCGCGCAGCCAGTATCTTTCCAACCGGTCAG ATGCGAGCAGCTTGTTGCCGTGCGTGGCGCGCTTTGCCCACCTGATGGGCGATACCATCCTACAGGCAAGCGCCACGTCCCACGCGGCCCCCATGGAGTCCGCAGATT TGCTGCTGGAGGCCTGCAGGCACTGTGGGAGCGAGACCCTGGGCTACCTGGGGGCCCTGAAGGACAAAGCCGCTTTAGAAAGCGCGGACTGCGCGGCTGTCAGGAACTGCCTCCGCCGGATCGCGGCCATTGGAGAG GACCTGCGGCCCAAAGGCCTGGACGTTGAACAGGAGGCCCTGGGGGACCTGGTGGACAAGGAGATGGCAGCCACGGCCACGGCCATCAAGACGGCAGTGGCCAGGATTGAG GAGATGCTGAGCAAGTCACGGGCGGGGGACACCGGAGTCAAGCTGGAGGTCAACGAGAG GATCCTGGGCTCCTGCACGGGCTTAATGCAGGCCATCCAGGTGCTGGTCGAGGCTTCCAAGCACCTCCAGCGAGAGATTGTGGAGAGCGGAAGG GGCGCCGCGTCCCCCAAGGAGTTCTATGCCAGGAATTCCCGCTGGACGGAGGGGCTGATTTCGGCCTCCAAGGCGGTAGGCTGGGGAGCCACAGTGATGGT AGACGCTGCTGACCTCGTAGTTCAAGGCAAAGGGAAGTTTGAGGAGCTCATGGTCTGCTCGCACGAAATCGCAGCAAGCACAGCTCAGCTTGTTGCTGCGTCGAAG GTGAAAGCGGATAAAGACAGTGCAAATCTCGGCAAGCTCCAGGTAGCCTCTCGCGGAGTCAATCAAGCGACGGCCAGGCTGGTGGCCTCCACCAAGTCAGGGAGGTCGCAAATTCAGGAGAAAG ACAGCATGGACTTCTCTGCCATCACGCTAACGCAGATCAAGCGCCAAGAGATGGACTCTCAG GTGCGCGTGCTGGAGCTGGAGAGCCAGCTGCAGAAGGAGCGCCAACGCCTGGGCGCTTTGCGCAAGAAGCACTACGAGCTGGCAGGCGTGGCCGAGGGCTGGGAGGCGGAGGGCGAGGAGAACG gtgcAGATCTAGCTCCCTGA